In Candidatus Hydrogenedentota bacterium, the genomic window CGCGCGGCGGTTTCCGCATGGATATCGGCATCGCGCCGGAAGGCGTCGCAGAGGGCTTCATCGCCCGAGAGGTGGGCCAGGACCCGCAATTCAATTTGTGAATAGTCCGCCGAAATCAGCGAGCGATCCGGTTGGCTGGGTATGAAGGCCTCCCGGATTCGGCGGCCGAAGGCGTTCCGAATGGGAATATTCTGCAAGTTGGGATCACTGCTGGAAAGCCGTCCGGTGGCGGCAACCGCCTGATTATAGGAGGTATGTATGGTCCGGGTTTCGGGATGGATCAGACGCGGAAGGGCGTCTACATATGTTCCCCGAAGCTTTTCAAGCATCCGGTATTCCAGAATCTTTTCCGGCAGTGGATGCTCATGCGCCAGTTGCTCCAACACGCGCTCGTCCGTGGAAAACCCCGTTTTCGTTTTGCGCGCCGTCGATAGCCCCAACTTTTCAAACAAAATCACCTGGAGCTGCTTCGGAGAATTTATCTTGAAGGGTTCGCCGGCCAGCGCGTGGATCTCGGTCGTCAACTCTCCCAGGCGAGATTCGATCTCGGTGCGGAGGGTGTCGAAAACGGAGAGGTCCACCGCGATACCCGCCTGCTCCATGCGGGCGAGTACGTGAACTAGCGGCAACTCAACATCGGTGAAGAGTGATTCAAGTTGGAGGTCCTTTAATCGATCCCTGAAGATCCCAGCCAAGTGCCATGTGGCGTCCGCGTCTTCTGCTGCGTAGTCACGAGCCTGGAGGATGGGAACTTGATTAAAGGTGACGGCTTTCGATCCTTTTCCGATCACGTCGGCAATGGGGATGAGTTTCCGTCGGAGGTGTTGAAGGCTGACTTCGTCTAAATTGTGCCTCAACTGGGAGGGATCTGTCAAGTAGGAAGAAATCATGGTGTCCAGGGCAATTCCCTGAAGGGGAACACCGGCCCGTTCAAGCACGATCAGGTCGTACTTGATGTTGTGGCCGATCTTCTTCACGGATTCGTCGGCGAAGAGCGGGCGCAGCAACTCCAGGGCTTGTTCGCCGGGTAGCGGCTCCAGTTGGGAGACCGTGGTCAGGTCATCGGGATCGCCCCAGACCTGGAGCGATTCGACCGTGTGGGCGATGGGGATATAGTAGGCCTCTTCACTGTCACAACAGCAGGATACGCCCACCAGTTCCGCGCGCACCGGTTCCGTGGAAGTCGTTTCCGTGTCCACGGCAAACTCGCCCGCCGCGCGCATGCGCGCTATCATGGCGCTCAACTCCGCCTCCGTCAGGATCAGTTTGTAGGCGCACGTTGCAGCGGCAATTGTCTCGCCCCCGGCGGTGGCGGCGGCACCGCCCGGCACCAGCTCCTCCAGCAGGCTGTGGAAGGCGAAGCGGGTCAGGGCTTCCGTCAGCACATGGGGGTCATAGGGCTTGCGCACGCAGCAGTCCGGCGTGAAGTCGAGGGGCACATCGGTTTTGATAGTGACCAATTCGCGGCTGAAGAAGGCCTGCTCGCGATCGGCAATCAGGTTCTCTTTTTGCTTGCCCTTCAACTCGTCTATATGCTCGTAGATCCCCTCCAACGATCCATATTTCTCCATCAACGTCTTCGCCGTCTTGTCGCCGATACCCTTCACCCCCGGCACGTTGTCCGCCGAATCGCCGATCAGGGCCAGGGCGTCCACCACGTTGGCCGGACCCGTACCGAAGCGTTCGCGCACCGCCGCCTCGTCGTACCAGGCGCCGCTGTCGCCCTTCGACGGGTCGTAAACCGTGATGCCGGGGGATACCATCTGCTGGAGGTCTTTGTCGCCCGTGACAATGACGGCGTCCATGCCGCCCTCGTGGGCCTGGCGGGCCAGCGTGCCGATCACGTCGTCCGCCTCCACGCCCGGCACCACCAGCAGGGGGATGTTCAGCGCCCGGACCAGATCATGCATCATGGGGAACTGGACCTTCAGGTCCGGCGGCGTTTCGCGGCGCGTCGCTTTGTAGTCCTTGTACAGGTCGTCGCGGAAATTCTTACCCGGCGCGTCGAAGACCACGGCGAGGTGGGTCGGTTCGTGATCGCGGATCAGCTTGAGGAGGACGCGGGTGAAGCCGTAGAGGGCGTTGGTGGGGTTGCCTTCGCCGTCGGTGAGCGACGTGCGGATCGCGTAGTAGGCCCGAAAGGCATAGGCCATGCCGTCGATCAGGAACAGGCGATCCTTCATGGGGGGGTGTTGTCCAGCACTTCGAGTATTTCCCGTGCGGCGTTCTGCGAGGCGCCGCCGTCTCCCAACATGGATTGTACTTCCCGGAGATCGCCGATCATCTGCGCGCGCTCGGGCGAGGGGGCGATGAGGCGGAGGGCCTGGGGAAGGATTTGAGCGGGCTGGATGTCGTTCTGGATAAACTCGGGAACGACTCCGCGCCCTACCAATATGTTTACTATACCGATGTACCGTATGTCTACTAAAAATTTCGCCATCCAAAAAGTCAGCGTGGTGACTTTGTACAGGATAACCATCG contains:
- the polA gene encoding DNA polymerase I; translation: MKDRLFLIDGMAYAFRAYYAIRTSLTDGEGNPTNALYGFTRVLLKLIRDHEPTHLAVVFDAPGKNFRDDLYKDYKATRRETPPDLKVQFPMMHDLVRALNIPLLVVPGVEADDVIGTLARQAHEGGMDAVIVTGDKDLQQMVSPGITVYDPSKGDSGAWYDEAAVRERFGTGPANVVDALALIGDSADNVPGVKGIGDKTAKTLMEKYGSLEGIYEHIDELKGKQKENLIADREQAFFSRELVTIKTDVPLDFTPDCCVRKPYDPHVLTEALTRFAFHSLLEELVPGGAAATAGGETIAAATCAYKLILTEAELSAMIARMRAAGEFAVDTETTSTEPVRAELVGVSCCCDSEEAYYIPIAHTVESLQVWGDPDDLTTVSQLEPLPGEQALELLRPLFADESVKKIGHNIKYDLIVLERAGVPLQGIALDTMISSYLTDPSQLRHNLDEVSLQHLRRKLIPIADVIGKGSKAVTFNQVPILQARDYAAEDADATWHLAGIFRDRLKDLQLESLFTDVELPLVHVLARMEQAGIAVDLSVFDTLRTEIESRLGELTTEIHALAGEPFKINSPKQLQVILFEKLGLSTARKTKTGFSTDERVLEQLAHEHPLPEKILEYRMLEKLRGTYVDALPRLIHPETRTIHTSYNQAVAATGRLSSSDPNLQNIPIRNAFGRRIREAFIPSQPDRSLISADYSQIELRVLAHLSGDEALCDAFRRDADIHAETAARVFGVADDAVTPEMRRKAKAVNFGVIYGISAFGLARNLGISNAEAGRFIDGYFTQYPGIKTWLDATLETARSQGYVTTLLKRRRNVPDVNSGNVNVRRAGERVAINTPVQGSAADIIKLAMIRLDSALAGTDARILLQVHDELVVEARTDAVATVMAQMKEIMEGIVELNVPLKVDVGFGKNWAEIH